From Paracoccus aminovorans, one genomic window encodes:
- a CDS encoding tyrosine recombinase, which produces MAGSGDRFGDQGRISAFLDAQAAEAGAARNTLLAYGRDLKDFAGWLAGRGLTLLTVPREGIEDYLGFCDAQGLSRATRARRLSAIRQIMRFALDEGWREDDPAGRISGPGRMQRLPKVLDRAEVQAMFDALPRLGRSDSERARNLALIELIYATGMRVSELVALPVGACRGDPALLLIRGKGGKERMVPLSSPARRALSAWLALRDNAPEASPLGRLVAGKGARWLFPAASREGHMTRQAMNGLLHQLALAAGIDPARVSPHVLRHAFATHLLEGGADLRAIQTLLGHADLGTTEIYTHVLDARMRELVLNHHPLAKPHPKADES; this is translated from the coding sequence ATGGCCGGATCGGGCGACAGGTTCGGCGACCAGGGCCGCATCTCGGCCTTCCTCGACGCGCAGGCGGCCGAGGCGGGGGCGGCGCGCAATACGCTCCTGGCCTATGGCCGCGATCTCAAGGACTTTGCCGGCTGGCTGGCGGGGCGCGGGCTGACGCTGCTGACCGTCCCGCGCGAAGGGATCGAGGACTATCTCGGGTTCTGCGACGCCCAGGGCCTGTCGCGCGCGACCCGGGCGCGGCGGCTGTCCGCGATCCGCCAGATCATGCGCTTCGCCCTGGACGAAGGCTGGCGCGAGGACGATCCCGCCGGGCGCATCAGTGGTCCGGGCCGGATGCAGCGCCTGCCCAAGGTGCTGGACCGGGCCGAGGTGCAGGCCATGTTCGACGCTCTGCCCCGGCTGGGCCGCAGCGACAGCGAACGCGCCCGCAACCTGGCGCTGATCGAGCTGATCTATGCCACCGGCATGCGGGTCAGCGAGCTGGTCGCCCTGCCGGTCGGCGCCTGCCGCGGCGACCCGGCGCTGCTGCTGATCCGCGGCAAGGGCGGCAAGGAGCGCATGGTGCCGCTAAGCAGCCCGGCCCGGCGCGCGCTGTCGGCCTGGCTGGCGCTGCGCGACAACGCGCCCGAGGCCAGCCCGCTGGGCCGGCTGGTCGCCGGCAAGGGCGCGCGCTGGCTGTTCCCCGCCGCCTCGCGCGAGGGGCACATGACCCGCCAAGCGATGAACGGCCTCTTGCACCAGCTGGCACTGGCCGCCGGCATCGACCCGGCCCGGGTCTCGCCCCATGTGCTGCGCCATGCCTTCGCCACCCATCTGCTCGAGGGCGGCGCCGACCTGCGCGCGATCCAGACCCTGCTCGGCCATGCCGATCTGGGCACGACCGAGATCTATACCCATGTGCTGGACGCCCGCATGCGCGAGCTGGTGCTGAACCACCATCCGCTGGCCAAGCCGCATCCGAAGGCCGACGAATCGTGA
- a CDS encoding HlyC/CorC family transporter, whose translation MTALAAGLDRGFWLTAAAILLLLAVAAWLSGTEAALAAASRAKLRARADKGDAGARRALEIAAEGENLIGAVLLGRNAAVILAASLATALFAWRLSPGALAVALAVPAILALVLVFAEALPRALGLRAPEDMACRVARPLGAFARLAAPLVALARWLVRAMLAPFGRRAARTDHVFSVQEEIAGALAIAQSSGTVEKADRDLLMGALDLGQRSVEEIMLHRSNIRMIDAGLSADAVLDLVLKSPHTRLPVYRDERENVVGVIHAKDLLRGMHRALQEGGPDALRGFDLMTIAMPPYFVPETTPLDEQMREFLRRHTHFALVVDEYGSLRGLITLEDILEEIVGEITDEHDAAAAPLLRPNAQGDYLVEGATTIRDLNRALDWTLPDDEANTVAGLVIHMAQSIPAPGQVFSFQGYRFEVVARRENRITRLRIRPLADPSPALP comes from the coding sequence GTGACCGCGCTTGCCGCTGGGCTCGACCGCGGCTTCTGGCTGACCGCAGCCGCGATCCTGCTGCTGCTGGCCGTCGCGGCCTGGCTTTCGGGCACCGAGGCGGCCCTGGCCGCCGCCAGCCGCGCCAAGCTGCGCGCCCGCGCCGACAAGGGCGATGCCGGTGCCCGGCGGGCGCTGGAGATCGCGGCCGAGGGCGAAAACCTGATCGGCGCGGTGCTGCTGGGCCGGAACGCGGCGGTGATCCTGGCCGCCAGCCTGGCAACGGCGCTGTTCGCATGGCGGCTCAGCCCGGGCGCGCTGGCGGTGGCCCTGGCCGTGCCGGCGATCCTGGCGCTGGTGCTGGTCTTTGCCGAGGCCCTGCCGCGTGCCCTCGGCCTGCGGGCGCCCGAGGACATGGCCTGCCGTGTCGCCCGGCCGCTTGGTGCCTTCGCCCGGCTGGCGGCGCCGCTGGTCGCGCTGGCGCGGTGGCTGGTGCGCGCGATGCTGGCGCCCTTCGGCCGGCGGGCCGCGCGGACCGACCATGTCTTCTCGGTCCAGGAGGAGATCGCCGGCGCGCTGGCCATCGCCCAGTCCAGCGGCACCGTCGAAAAGGCGGATCGCGACCTACTGATGGGGGCGCTGGACCTGGGGCAGCGCTCGGTCGAGGAAATCATGCTGCACCGCTCGAACATCCGGATGATCGACGCCGGGCTGTCGGCCGATGCGGTGCTGGACCTGGTGCTGAAAAGCCCGCACACCCGCCTGCCGGTCTATCGGGACGAGCGCGAGAACGTCGTCGGCGTCATCCATGCCAAGGATCTGTTGCGCGGCATGCACCGGGCGCTGCAGGAAGGCGGGCCGGATGCGCTGCGCGGCTTCGACCTGATGACCATCGCCATGCCGCCCTATTTCGTGCCCGAGACCACGCCGCTGGACGAGCAGATGCGAGAATTCCTCAGGCGTCACACCCATTTCGCGCTGGTGGTGGACGAATACGGCAGCCTGCGCGGGCTGATCACGCTGGAGGACATCCTCGAGGAGATCGTGGGCGAGATCACCGACGAGCACGATGCCGCGGCCGCGCCCCTGCTGCGGCCGAACGCCCAGGGCGACTATCTGGTCGAGGGGGCCACGACCATTCGCGACCTGAACCGGGCGCTGGACTGGACGCTGCCCGACGACGAGGCCAATACCGTCGCCGGCCTCGTCATCCACATGGCGCAATCCATCCCGGCGCCGGGTCAGGTGTTTTCCTTCCAGGGCTATCGCTTCGAGGTCGTGGCCCGGCGCGAGAACCGCATCACCAGACTGCGCATCCGCCCGCTGGCCGACCCGTCGCCGGCCCTGCCCTGA
- a CDS encoding peptidoglycan -binding protein, with protein MGLSRGGGNRFSATIWPGFVDAMTALLMVMMFVLTIFLLVQSVLRDQITTQDSELDQLGAQLAQLTAALSTSQSRAEGLDRDLGAARGQLAEAQGKIDEQTEVARLAAARRQALEALVADLRRRNADAAQELTRTQAARTADAEAAKALQDKLAQSDAELTAMTMELEAARKQAEETLTLLAAAEAAKKDLGDQAQAQATEAEKQAALLAVAQQKLSEQEALSTEDQRRLALLNQQVLQLNDQLGSLRAVLDAAGEERKAADLKVEDLGQQLNLALLRAAEEEKKRRALEADARSKAEAEAKDLARYRSEFFGRLSQILEGREGVRVVGDRFAFSSEVLFPAGEATLSPEGRAQIARVSDLLKQISAEIPPEIDWIIRVDGHTDSQPLSGQGRYRDNWELSQARALAVVRYMVEDLGFPADRLLPAGFADTRPVAQGDTPEARAQNRRIELKLTER; from the coding sequence ATGGGGCTTAGCCGGGGCGGCGGCAACCGGTTCTCGGCCACGATCTGGCCGGGATTCGTCGATGCCATGACCGCGCTTCTGATGGTCATGATGTTCGTGCTGACCATCTTCCTCTTGGTGCAATCGGTGCTGCGCGACCAGATCACCACCCAAGACAGCGAGCTGGATCAGCTGGGCGCGCAGCTGGCGCAGCTGACGGCGGCGCTCTCGACCTCGCAAAGCCGGGCCGAGGGGCTAGACCGCGACCTGGGCGCCGCGCGCGGCCAGTTGGCCGAGGCGCAGGGCAAGATCGACGAACAGACCGAGGTGGCGCGATTGGCCGCCGCCCGGCGCCAGGCGCTGGAGGCGCTGGTCGCCGACCTGCGCCGCCGCAATGCCGATGCGGCGCAGGAACTGACCCGGACCCAGGCCGCCCGCACCGCCGATGCCGAGGCGGCCAAGGCCTTGCAGGACAAGCTCGCGCAATCCGATGCCGAACTGACCGCGATGACGATGGAACTGGAAGCCGCCCGCAAGCAGGCCGAAGAGACGCTGACCCTGCTCGCCGCCGCCGAGGCTGCCAAGAAGGATCTGGGCGACCAGGCGCAGGCCCAGGCGACCGAAGCCGAGAAGCAGGCCGCGCTGCTGGCCGTGGCGCAGCAGAAGCTCTCGGAGCAGGAGGCGCTTTCGACCGAGGACCAGCGCCGGCTGGCGCTGCTGAACCAACAGGTGCTGCAGCTGAACGACCAGCTTGGCAGCCTGCGCGCGGTGCTGGATGCGGCCGGCGAGGAGCGCAAGGCCGCCGACCTGAAGGTCGAGGACCTGGGCCAGCAGCTGAACCTGGCGCTGCTGCGCGCCGCCGAAGAAGAGAAGAAGCGCCGCGCGTTGGAGGCGGACGCCCGCAGCAAGGCCGAGGCCGAGGCCAAGGATCTGGCGCGCTATCGCTCGGAATTCTTCGGCCGGCTGTCGCAGATCCTGGAGGGCCGCGAGGGCGTGCGCGTCGTCGGCGACCGCTTCGCCTTTTCCTCGGAGGTGCTGTTCCCGGCCGGCGAGGCGACGCTGTCGCCCGAAGGTCGGGCGCAGATTGCCCGGGTCAGCGATCTTCTGAAGCAGATCTCGGCCGAGATCCCGCCCGAGATCGACTGGATCATCCGCGTCGACGGCCATACCGACAGCCAGCCGCTGTCGGGGCAGGGGCGCTATCGCGACAATTGGGAACTCAGCCAGGCGCGGGCGCTGGCTGTGGTGCGCTACATGGTCGAGGACCTGGGCTTCCCGGCCGACCGGCTGTTGCCGGCGGGTTTTGCCGATACGCGGCCGGTGGCCCAGGGCGACACGCCCGAGGCCCGGGCCCAGAACCGCCGCATCGAACTGAAGCTGACCGAGCGCTGA
- a CDS encoding gamma-glutamylcyclotransferase, translating into MGEQPEHWVFAYGSLMWNPGFPVAEMVQARLEGFARRFCLRSISFRGTAESPGLVLGLDIDPQAHCVGLALRVAAADWPATLSGLRERELSTSAYAELLLPLALADGRRVEAIAYVMRRDHHEYWAHLGLPEQAEIIARARGERGANAEYLFNTAMHLAEMGVEDLEMDELSRRVRALLQPGRD; encoded by the coding sequence ATGGGTGAACAGCCGGAGCATTGGGTCTTTGCCTATGGCTCGCTGATGTGGAACCCCGGTTTTCCGGTGGCCGAGATGGTGCAGGCGCGGCTGGAGGGCTTTGCCCGGCGCTTCTGCCTGCGCTCGATCTCGTTTCGCGGCACGGCCGAATCGCCGGGGCTGGTCCTGGGGCTCGACATCGACCCACAGGCGCATTGCGTGGGCCTGGCGCTGCGGGTCGCCGCGGCGGACTGGCCCGCCACGCTGTCGGGGCTGCGCGAACGCGAACTGAGCACCTCGGCCTATGCCGAACTGCTGTTGCCGCTGGCGCTGGCGGACGGGCGCCGGGTCGAGGCCATCGCCTATGTCATGCGCCGCGACCATCACGAATACTGGGCGCATCTGGGCCTGCCCGAACAGGCCGAGATCATCGCCCGCGCCCGCGGCGAGCGCGGAGCGAATGCCGAATACCTGTTCAACACCGCCATGCACCTGGCCGAGATGGGTGTCGAGGACCTGGAGATGGACGAGCTGTCGCGCCGGGTCCGGGCGCTTTTGCAGCCGGGCCGGGATTGA
- a CDS encoding DUF2125 domain-containing protein, with the protein MRRLLLWLTVLALLLGGLWLGGESLLARELRRYAAQDPAIQVGALHEMRRPGRIGVSAAGVELMLPTGRLALPETELWLSPLHPTTLRLDLPASAAFDTGCGPRMLGLTDTHAGLRLRPLAGAEVGAFDTRSGPLTLDGAPLAQGFDARADLAEPGIYDVTLTLRELAPEALADPLPLPGKLNLAARGRLWLDRTPSPLTLTPETMPLPVGLRLDGAELTLGRLSARIRGEIRADAQGRAEGVLAVYTPDARPFLDAAAEAGLIPRKIVVLAGTMLRNISELPMPAAGMDFPAPAAGELRLPLRMAEGKISLGPLTLGPAPTFPRR; encoded by the coding sequence ATGCGCCGATTGCTTCTGTGGCTGACCGTCCTTGCCCTGCTGCTGGGCGGGCTGTGGCTGGGGGGCGAAAGCCTGCTGGCGCGCGAGCTGCGCCGCTACGCCGCGCAAGACCCCGCGATTCAGGTGGGCGCGCTGCACGAGATGCGCCGGCCCGGCCGCATCGGCGTCAGCGCGGCAGGGGTCGAACTGATGCTGCCCACCGGCAGGTTGGCGCTGCCCGAGACCGAGCTGTGGCTCAGCCCGCTGCACCCGACCACGCTGCGACTGGACCTGCCGGCCAGCGCCGCCTTCGACACCGGCTGCGGCCCGAGGATGCTGGGCCTGACCGACACCCATGCCGGCCTGCGGCTGCGCCCGCTCGCCGGGGCCGAGGTCGGCGCTTTCGACACCCGTTCGGGGCCGTTGACGCTGGACGGCGCGCCGCTGGCGCAGGGGTTCGACGCCCGGGCGGACCTGGCCGAGCCCGGCATCTATGACGTGACCCTGACGCTGCGCGAACTTGCCCCCGAGGCGCTGGCGGACCCTTTGCCGCTGCCCGGCAAGCTGAACCTGGCGGCCCGCGGCCGGCTATGGCTCGACCGCACGCCCTCGCCCCTGACCTTGACGCCCGAGACCATGCCGTTGCCGGTCGGACTGCGCCTCGACGGCGCGGAACTGACGCTGGGCCGGCTCAGCGCCCGCATCCGGGGGGAGATCCGCGCCGATGCGCAGGGCCGCGCCGAGGGGGTTCTGGCGGTCTATACCCCCGACGCGCGCCCGTTTCTGGATGCGGCGGCCGAGGCCGGTCTGATCCCGCGCAAGATCGTGGTGCTGGCCGGGACCATGCTGCGCAATATCTCGGAGCTGCCGATGCCGGCGGCCGGGATGGACTTCCCCGCCCCCGCCGCGGGCGAATTGCGCCTGCCGCTGCGGATGGCCGAGGGCAAGATCAGCCTCGGGCCGCTGACCCTGGGCCCGGCACCGACGTTTCCGCGCCGCTAG
- a CDS encoding prephenate/arogenate dehydrogenase family protein, which produces MAVVYDRVALIGLGLIAGSMSLAMREAGLAREVVGYARSAETRDTAREIGLVDRVTGTAAEAAEGADLVVLAVPVGAMGAVAAEIAPVLKRGATVTDVGSVKRAVVEAVAPHIPEGVHFIPGHPLAGTEHSGPRSGFASLFRNRWWLLTPVEGSDPEAVARLAGLIRAMGANVEEMDAAHHDLVLAVTSHTPHLIAYTMVGVADHLKRVTESEVIKYSAAGFRDFTRIAASDPTMWRDVFLQNKDAVLDILGRFTEELFVLQRAIRMGDGQHLHDYFTRTRAIRRGIIEAGQDTSAPDFGRSQVSGKDA; this is translated from the coding sequence ATGGCCGTGGTCTATGATCGTGTGGCGCTGATCGGGCTGGGGTTGATCGCCGGGTCGATGTCGCTGGCCATGCGCGAGGCCGGGCTGGCGCGCGAGGTGGTGGGCTATGCCCGCAGCGCGGAGACCCGCGACACCGCGCGCGAGATCGGGCTGGTGGACCGCGTGACCGGGACCGCCGCCGAGGCCGCCGAGGGTGCGGACCTGGTGGTGCTGGCGGTGCCGGTGGGCGCCATGGGCGCGGTCGCGGCCGAGATCGCGCCGGTGCTGAAGCGGGGCGCGACGGTGACCGACGTGGGCTCGGTCAAGCGCGCCGTGGTCGAGGCGGTGGCGCCGCATATCCCCGAGGGCGTGCATTTCATTCCTGGCCACCCCTTGGCCGGGACCGAGCATTCCGGCCCGCGATCTGGCTTCGCGAGCCTGTTTCGCAACCGCTGGTGGCTGCTGACCCCGGTCGAGGGCAGCGACCCCGAGGCGGTGGCGCGGCTGGCCGGGCTGATCCGCGCCATGGGCGCCAATGTCGAAGAGATGGATGCGGCGCATCACGACCTGGTGCTGGCCGTGACCAGCCACACGCCGCACCTGATCGCCTATACCATGGTCGGCGTGGCCGATCACCTGAAGCGGGTGACGGAAAGCGAGGTCATCAAATATTCCGCCGCCGGCTTTCGGGACTTCACCCGGATCGCGGCTTCGGACCCGACCATGTGGCGCGACGTGTTCTTGCAGAACAAGGATGCGGTTCTGGACATCCTGGGCCGCTTTACCGAGGAGCTGTTCGTGCTGCAACGCGCCATCCGCATGGGCGACGGACAGCATCTGCACGACTATTTCACCCGCACCCGGGCGATCCGGCGCGGCATCATCGAGGCCGGGCAGGACACCTCGGCCCCGGATTTCGGCCGCAGCCAGGTTTCGGGCAAGGACGCCTAG
- the hisC gene encoding histidinol-phosphate transaminase, which yields MSQNPTTIAPQPGIMEISLYEGGAAKVAGVENVVKLSSNENPFGPSEKAREAVIRAAHALHRYPNTDHAGLRAAIGEVHGLDPDRIICGVGSDEIIHFLCQAYAGPGTEVLFTEHGFLMYRISAHAAGATPVSVRERDRVTDIDALIAGASERTRLVFLANPNNPTGTMVGLPEIERLARAVPQAIVVVDAAYAEYASDYDGGAELATRLPNVFMTRTFSKIYGLGGLRVGWGYGPRGIVDVLNRIRGPFNLSNVALEGAEAAMRDREHIARCQAENARMRAWLAEALAEKGVPSDTSCANFILARFDDQATAESCDEYLKAQGLIVRRVGGYGLPNCLRITIGDEASCRRVAHVVGQFMAERAGRR from the coding sequence ATGTCGCAGAATCCAACGACCATCGCTCCGCAACCCGGCATCATGGAGATCTCGCTTTACGAGGGCGGGGCCGCCAAGGTGGCGGGGGTCGAGAATGTCGTGAAGCTTTCCTCGAACGAGAATCCCTTCGGGCCTTCGGAAAAGGCGCGTGAGGCGGTAATCCGGGCCGCGCATGCCCTGCATCGCTATCCCAACACCGATCACGCCGGGCTGCGCGCCGCCATCGGCGAGGTGCATGGGCTGGACCCAGACCGCATCATCTGCGGCGTGGGTTCGGACGAGATCATCCATTTCCTGTGCCAGGCCTATGCCGGGCCGGGGACCGAGGTGCTGTTTACCGAACACGGTTTCCTGATGTACCGCATCAGCGCCCATGCCGCCGGGGCGACTCCGGTGTCGGTGCGCGAGCGCGACCGGGTGACCGATATCGACGCGCTGATCGCCGGGGCGAGCGAACGGACGCGGCTGGTGTTCCTGGCCAATCCGAACAATCCGACCGGCACCATGGTCGGCCTGCCCGAGATCGAGCGGCTGGCCCGCGCCGTGCCGCAGGCCATCGTGGTGGTCGACGCGGCCTATGCCGAATATGCCAGCGATTACGACGGCGGCGCCGAGCTGGCGACCCGACTGCCCAACGTGTTCATGACGCGGACGTTTTCCAAAATCTACGGCTTGGGCGGGCTGCGCGTCGGCTGGGGCTACGGGCCGCGCGGGATCGTCGATGTGCTGAACCGCATCCGCGGGCCCTTCAACCTGTCCAATGTCGCGCTGGAAGGGGCCGAGGCCGCCATGCGCGACCGCGAGCATATCGCCCGCTGCCAGGCCGAGAACGCCCGCATGCGCGCCTGGCTGGCCGAGGCGCTGGCCGAGAAGGGCGTGCCCTCGGACACCTCTTGCGCGAATTTCATCCTGGCGCGTTTCGACGACCAGGCGACGGCCGAATCCTGCGACGAGTATCTGAAGGCGCAGGGGCTGATCGTGCGCCGCGTCGGCGGCTACGGGTTGCCGAATTGCCTGCGCATCACCATCGGCGACGAGGCCTCTTGCCGCCGGGTCGCCCATGTCGTCGGCCAGTTCATGGCCGAGCGGGCGGGGCGGCGCTGA
- a CDS encoding DsbE family thiol:disulfide interchange protein has product MLLPVAVFLGFAGMAGWALMRPDPEAVPSAFVGREAPSVGAAALPGKVPLTDEMLRRPGVKLVNFWASWCPPCRAEHPTLTELSKRLPVYGVDLKDPEAAALGFLSDHGDPFHALAADPRGRVAIDWGVTAPPETFIIDGSGRILYRHAGPLVREDYANRFLPELEKALAGR; this is encoded by the coding sequence ATGCTGCTGCCGGTGGCGGTGTTCCTGGGCTTTGCCGGCATGGCCGGCTGGGCGCTGATGCGCCCGGATCCCGAGGCGGTGCCCTCGGCCTTCGTCGGGCGCGAGGCGCCTTCGGTCGGGGCGGCGGCGCTGCCGGGCAAGGTGCCGCTGACCGACGAGATGCTGCGCCGGCCGGGGGTGAAGCTGGTCAATTTCTGGGCGAGCTGGTGCCCGCCCTGCCGGGCCGAGCATCCGACGCTGACGGAACTCTCGAAGCGCCTGCCGGTCTATGGCGTGGACCTGAAGGACCCCGAGGCGGCGGCGCTGGGGTTCCTGTCCGATCATGGCGACCCGTTCCACGCGCTGGCCGCCGATCCGCGCGGGCGGGTGGCGATCGACTGGGGCGTGACCGCGCCGCCCGAGACCTTCATCATCGACGGTTCGGGCCGCATCCTTTACCGCCATGCCGGGCCGCTGGTGCGCGAGGATTACGCGAACCGTTTCCTGCCGGAACTGGAGAAGGCGCTGGCCGGGCGGTGA
- the ccmD gene encoding heme exporter protein CcmD, which yields MTELGKYAATVLAAYGVSLALLVGIVVQSVLANARARRDLQEHERRG from the coding sequence ATGACCGAGCTCGGCAAATATGCCGCGACCGTGTTGGCCGCCTATGGCGTCAGCCTGGCGCTGCTGGTGGGAATCGTCGTGCAAAGCGTGCTGGCCAATGCCCGCGCGCGGCGCGACTTGCAGGAGCATGAACGCCGTGGCTAG
- a CDS encoding heme ABC transporter permease, whose translation MSILEYANPVKFMRTSGAILPYAVAGAALCTVSGLVWGFLTPQDYKQGATVKIIFLHVPAALMAINIWLMMLVTSLIWLVRRHHVSALAAKAAAPVGAVMTLIALITGAIWGQPMWGTWWEWDPRLTSFLILFLFYLGYIALWASVENPDSAADLTGVLCLVGSVFALLSRYAVNFWNQGLHQGASLSMAPGERMAAVYRYPLYLTMAGFFLLFLSLLLIRTRTEIRRRRLAALLARENRA comes from the coding sequence ATGTCGATCTTGGAATATGCCAACCCCGTCAAGTTCATGCGCACCTCCGGCGCGATCCTGCCCTATGCGGTGGCGGGGGCGGCGCTTTGCACCGTCTCGGGGCTGGTCTGGGGTTTCCTGACGCCGCAGGACTACAAGCAGGGCGCCACGGTCAAGATCATCTTCCTGCATGTGCCGGCGGCGCTGATGGCGATCAACATCTGGCTGATGATGCTGGTCACCTCGCTGATCTGGCTGGTGCGGCGCCACCATGTCAGCGCGCTGGCCGCCAAGGCGGCGGCGCCGGTCGGCGCGGTGATGACGCTGATCGCGCTGATCACCGGCGCGATCTGGGGCCAGCCGATGTGGGGGACATGGTGGGAATGGGACCCGCGGCTGACCTCGTTCCTGATCCTGTTCCTGTTCTACCTGGGTTATATCGCGCTATGGGCCTCGGTCGAGAACCCGGACAGCGCCGCCGATCTGACCGGGGTCTTGTGCCTGGTGGGCTCGGTCTTTGCGCTCTTGTCGCGCTATGCGGTGAATTTCTGGAACCAGGGGCTGCACCAGGGCGCCTCGCTGTCGATGGCGCCGGGCGAGCGGATGGCGGCGGTCTATCGCTATCCGCTGTATCTGACCATGGCCGGGTTCTTTCTGCTGTTCCTGTCGCTGCTGCTGATCCGCACCCGGACCGAGATCCGCCGCCGCCGCCTGGCCGCGCTGCTGGCAAGGGAGAATCGCGCATGA
- the ccmB gene encoding heme exporter protein CcmB encodes MKALLVRDLRLAVRAGGGFGLALAFFLIVCTLVPFGVGPEGGTLARIAPGILWVAALLACLLSLDRIFALDFEDGSLDLLATAPLPLEGAVAVKALAHWLVTGLPLALAAPVFGLLLHLPGPAYPWLVVSLLLGTPALSMLGAFGAAVTVGLRRGGLLMSLLVLPLYVPTLIFGAEAVRRGAAGGDPASAMIFLAAITLAVLALVPFAAAAALRVNLR; translated from the coding sequence ATGAAGGCGCTGCTGGTTCGCGACCTGCGGCTGGCGGTGCGCGCCGGCGGCGGCTTCGGCCTGGCGCTGGCCTTCTTCCTGATCGTCTGCACGCTGGTCCCCTTCGGGGTCGGCCCCGAGGGCGGCACGCTGGCCCGCATCGCGCCCGGCATCCTGTGGGTGGCGGCGCTGCTTGCCTGCCTCTTGTCGCTCGACCGCATCTTCGCCCTGGATTTCGAGGACGGCAGCCTGGATCTGCTCGCCACCGCGCCGCTGCCGCTGGAGGGTGCGGTGGCGGTCAAGGCCTTGGCGCATTGGCTGGTGACCGGCCTGCCGCTGGCGCTGGCGGCGCCGGTCTTCGGGCTGCTTCTGCACCTGCCGGGCCCGGCCTATCCCTGGCTGGTGGTTTCGCTGCTGCTTGGGACGCCGGCGCTGTCGATGCTGGGGGCTTTCGGCGCCGCGGTGACGGTCGGGTTGCGGCGCGGCGGCCTGCTGATGTCGCTTCTGGTGCTGCCGCTTTACGTGCCGACGCTGATCTTCGGCGCCGAGGCGGTGCGGCGCGGGGCCGCAGGTGGCGATCCCGCCAGCGCCATGATCTTCCTTGCCGCGATCACGCTGGCGGTGCTGGCGCTGGTGCCCTTCGCGGCGGCGGCGGCGCTGCGCGTCAATCTGCGGTGA
- the ccmA gene encoding heme ABC exporter ATP-binding protein CcmA, which produces MSLIAVRDLAVARGGLRAVENLSFTMDAGQVLVLRGSNGIGKTTLLRTLAGLQPAASGEIQAAPEAMAYAGHADGLKPALTVSENLRFWAEVFGGHDIAPALAAMNLRDLAARPAHALSAGQKRRLGLARLMVTGRPVWLLDEPTVSLDRDSVALFAAMLRGHLGQGGAALIATHIDLGLPEARLLDLGPFRAGPVRRDARPAGFNEAFA; this is translated from the coding sequence ATGAGCCTGATCGCCGTCCGCGATCTCGCCGTGGCGCGGGGCGGGCTGCGCGCCGTCGAGAACCTGTCCTTTACGATGGACGCCGGCCAGGTGCTGGTGCTGCGTGGCTCGAATGGCATCGGCAAGACCACGCTTCTGCGCACCCTGGCCGGCTTGCAGCCGGCGGCTTCGGGCGAAATCCAGGCCGCGCCCGAGGCCATGGCCTATGCCGGCCATGCCGACGGGCTGAAGCCGGCGCTGACCGTTTCCGAGAACCTGCGCTTCTGGGCCGAGGTCTTTGGCGGCCATGACATCGCCCCGGCGCTGGCGGCGATGAACCTGCGCGACCTGGCCGCGCGGCCCGCCCATGCGCTGTCCGCCGGGCAGAAGCGGCGGCTGGGGCTGGCGCGGCTGATGGTCACCGGCCGGCCGGTCTGGCTGCTGGACGAGCCGACGGTCTCGCTCGACCGCGATTCGGTCGCGCTGTTCGCGGCCATGCTGCGCGGGCATCTGGGGCAGGGCGGTGCGGCGCTGATCGCGACCCATATCGACCTGGGCCTGCCCGAGGCGCGGCTGCTGGACCTGGGCCCGTTCCGCGCCGGTCCGGTGCGGCGGGACGCGCGCCCGGCCGGCTTCAACGAGGCTTTCGCATGA
- a CDS encoding Mth938-like domain-containing protein, with the protein MALMVPTEFAGAVPIDGYGPGFFRVGGVVHHGALIVTPQGVRSWGGIEDAAALLELGGAVDVLFLGMGAEIAFPPRALVQALEAAGVMAEPMNSPSAARSYNVTLAEGRRVACALIPL; encoded by the coding sequence ATGGCGCTGATGGTGCCGACCGAGTTCGCCGGGGCCGTGCCGATCGACGGCTACGGCCCCGGCTTTTTCCGGGTCGGCGGCGTGGTCCATCACGGCGCGCTGATCGTGACGCCGCAGGGCGTCCGCTCCTGGGGCGGGATCGAGGATGCGGCCGCGCTGCTGGAACTCGGCGGCGCCGTCGACGTGCTGTTCCTGGGTATGGGCGCCGAGATCGCCTTTCCGCCGCGCGCGCTGGTCCAGGCGCTGGAGGCGGCGGGGGTGATGGCCGAGCCGATGAATTCGCCCTCGGCCGCGCGCAGCTACAATGTCACGCTGGCCGAGGGCCGGCGCGTCGCCTGCGCGCTGATCCCGCTATGA